One genomic segment of Rutidosis leptorrhynchoides isolate AG116_Rl617_1_P2 unplaced genomic scaffold, CSIRO_AGI_Rlap_v1 contig258, whole genome shotgun sequence includes these proteins:
- the LOC139882324 gene encoding pyrophosphate--fructose 6-phosphate 1-phosphotransferase subunit beta-like, which translates to MSPPAQSNGCGTKEGPGRLSSIYSEVQTSRLNHNLPLPSVLKSSFNVVDGPPSSAAGNPDEIKKLFPSLFGQPSAKLVAGQGGLPADKSLKIGVVLSGGQAPGGHNVISGIFDYLLERTKGSTMYGFKGGPAGVMKGKYVELTPDFVYPYRNQGGFDMICSGRDKIETPEQFTQAEETAKKLDLDGLVVIGGDDSNTNACLLAENFRSKNLKARVIGCPKTIDGDLKCKEVPTSFGFDTACKIYSEMIGNVMIDARSTGKYYHFMRLMGRAASHITLECALQTHPNITVIGEEVSAKKQTLKNVTDHISDIICKRAELGYNYGVILIPEGLIDFVPEVQQLIAELNEIIAHDTVDATGAWKSKLRSQSKDLFELLPQAIQEQLLLERDPHGNVQVAKIETEKMLIEMVETELAKRKQGGSYKGEFKGQSHFFGYEGRCGLPSNFDANYCYALGYGAGALLHSGKTGLISSVGNLNAPVEEWTVGGTALTNLMDVERRHGKFKPVIKKAMVELEGAPFKKFASLRDDWALKNRYVNPGPVQFVGPTSNFSNHTLALELNAQSAKRIKSSELKIQFCYSQ; encoded by the exons ATGTCACCTCCGGCGCAATCCAACGGCTGTGGAACAAAGGAAGGCCCCGGCCGCCTCTCCTCGATTTACAGTGAAGTACAAACCAGCAGATTGAACCACAATCTGCCTCTCCCTTCAGTCCTTAAATCCTCCTTCAATGTCGTCGACGGACCTCCTAGCTCCGCCGCCGGAAATCCCG ATGAGATTAAAAAGTTGTTTCCCAGTCTTTTCGGGCAGCCATCGGCGAAGCTTGTTGCCGGTCAGGGGGGTCTTCCGGCGGATAAGAGTTTGAAGATCGGTGTTGTGTTGTCCGGCGGCCAGGCTCCTGGTGGACACAATGTCATATCTGGGATTTTTG ATTATTTGCTAGAGAGGACTAAGGGAAGCACAATGTATGGATTTAAGGGTGGTCCTGCAGGTGTCATGAAGGGTAAATATGTTGAGTTGACACCAGATTTCGTTTATCCCTACAGAAATCAG GGTGGCTTTGACATGATCTGTAGTGGTAGAGACAAGATCGAAACTCCAGAACAG TTTACTCAAGCCGAAGAAACTGCGAAAAAGTTAGATTTAGACGGGCTAGTGGTTATTGGTGGGGATGATTCAAACACAAATGCTTGCCTCCTTGCTGAGAACTTCAG GAGTAAAAACTTGAAGGCACGAGTGATTGGCTGTCCAAAGACCATTGATGGTGATTTGAAATGCAAAGAGGTGCCCACAAGTTTTGGGTTCGATACTGCGTGCAAG ATTTACTCAGAAATGATTGGAAATGTCATGATAGATGCACGCTCAACTGGAAAATACTACCACT TCATGAGACTTATGGGACGGGCAGCTTCTCACATAACTTTGGAGTGTGCTTTGCAGACTCATCCAAACATTACAGTTATCGGAGAAGAG GTTTCTGCCAAGAAGCAGACACTGAAGAATGTTACAGACCACATTTCAGATATTATCTGTAAACGTGCAGAACTTGGTTATAACTATGGTGTCATTCTAATCCCTGAAGGCCTGATTGATTTTGTTCCTGAG GTTCAGCAACTGATTGCAGAGCTAAATGAAATCATAGCACATGACACTGTAGATGCAACTGGTGCCTGGAAGAGCAAACTCAGAAGCCAATCGAAGGATCTCTTTGAACTTTTACCTCAAGCTATCCAAGAGCAACTACTTCTTGAACGTGATCCTCACGGCAATGTGCAG GTGGCAAAGATAGAAACAGAGAAAATGCTAATTGAAATGGTTGAAACTGAATTGGCCAAAAGGAAGCAAGGGGGATCATACAAAGGAGAGTTTAAAGGACAGTCTCACTTCTTCGG CTACGAGGGTAGATGTGGATTGCCATCGAACTTTGATGCAAATTACTGCTATGCATTGGGCTATGGTGCTGGAGCACTCCTTCATTCTGGAAAGACTGGATTGATTTCCTCG GTTGGAAACTTGAATGCTCCAGTTGAAGAGTGGACAGTTGGCGGAACAGCCCTGACTAATCTAATGGATGTAGAGAGGAGACACG GAAAATTTAAGCCTGTCATTAAGAAGGCAATGGTGGAACTTGAAG GTGCACCATTCAAGAAATTTGCATCACTGCGAGATGATTGGGCTCTTAAGAACCGTTACGTCAATCCAG GTCCTGTCCAATTTGTTGGCCCTACATCAAATTTTAGTAATCACACCCTGGCATTGGAGCTCAACGCACAATCCGCTAAGAGGATAAAAAGTTCTGAATTGAAAATTCAATTTTGTTACTCTCAATAA
- the LOC139882326 gene encoding putative BPI/LBP family protein At1g04970, translating to MAIAILLIATSLLFIPSSSVLTHLQSQPQEPQAYTSILISEQGLDFVKNLLITKAISSAIPLRIPRIHKSIKFPFLGSVDVELSNITIYEIGVSSSLVKPGETGVSIIASGTTCNLSMDWEYDYFSWVFPFDVSDKGKATVQVGGMDIELTLGMENNQGTLNLNLMECSCSVKNISIKLVGGASWLYQGMINAFQEQIGSAVENAITKSLKEGICKLDSVLQSLPREIPVDDYASLNATFLNNPSLSNSSIGFDINGLFRAREKDPSHKLFYKNSLSSVICSDNLKMLGISLDEEVFNSASTLYYDAEFMHWIVDKIPDQSLLNTAGWRFIIPQLYKKYPNDDMNLNITLSSPPIIKISDHNIDATIYADLTIDVLHESRVIPVACISLVIRGSGSVSISGNNLTGNVKLNDFTMSQNWSEIGNLHLYLIQPVMRTLIQTVFMPFANTHLSNGFPLPVIHGFTLEDGEIICRESKITVCSDVSYSDTFVLNRSLIYSK from the exons ATGGCGATTGCCATTCTCCTTATCGCAACCTCTCTTCTCTTCATCCCGTCATCATCAGTACTAACCCATCTTCAATCTCAACCTCAAGAACCCCAAGCTTACACTTCAATTCTAATATCCGAACAAGGCCTCGACTTCGTCAAAAACCTGCTCATAACCAAAGCAATCTCTTCTGCAATCCCACTCCGTATCCCCAGAATTCATAAATCGATCAAGTTCCCGTTTCTGGGTAGCGTTGATGTTGAGCTATCGAACATTACAATCTATGAAATTGGGGTTTCTTCGTCCCTTGTCAAGCCTGGCGAAACCGGAGTTTCGATTATTGCATCAGGGACTACTTGCAATCTAAGTATGGACTGGGAATATGATTACTTTTCTTGGGTTTTTCCTTTTGATGTCTCCGATAAAGGGAAGGCCACTGTTCAG GTTGGAGGCATGGATATTGAGCTTACATTAGGCATGGAGAACAACCAAGGGACTCTTAACCTTAACCTTATGGAATGCAGTTGTTCTGTTAAGAATATCTCTATAAAATTGGTTGGAGGAGCTTCTTGGCTTTATCAAGG GATGATAAATGCATTTCAAGAGCAAATTGGGTCTGCAGTGGAGAATGCTATCACCAAGAGCCTGAAAGAGGGGATTTGTAAGCTTGATTCAGTGTTGCAGTCTCTTCCTAGGGAAATTCCAGTGGATGATTATGCTTCCTTGAATGCAACTTTCTTAAATAATCCTTCACTAAGTAACTCTTCCATTGGATTTGACATCAACGGGCTATTTAGAGCAAGGGAGAAAGATCCTAGCCATAAACTGTTCTATAAGAATTCTCTGTCTTCAGTTATTTGCTCCGATAACTTGAAAATGCTTGGAATTTCACTTGATGAGGAGGTCTTTAACTCTGCATCAACTTTATACTATGAT GCTGAGTTTATGCATTGGATTGTCGACAAAATTCCAGACCAGTCTCTTTTGAACACAGCTGGATGGAGATTCATTATACCCCAACTTTACAAGAAATACCCAAATGATGATATGAATTTGAATATCACTCTATCTTCTCCACCAATAATAAAGATATCAGACCACAACATTGATGCTACAATATATGCTGACTTGACAATTGATGTTCTACATGAAAGTCGAGTAATTCCTGTTGCTTGTATTTCACTG GTGATTCGTGGCTCTGGTTCAGTCAGTATCTCTGGAAATAACCTCACTGGTAACGTAAAATTGAATGACTTTACGATGTCACAGAACTGGAGTGAAATCGGAAATCTGCACTTGTATCTGATTCAG CCGGTAATGAGGACGTTAATACAAACTGTTTTCATGCCATTTGCAAACACACATCTATCGAATGGCTTTCCTCTACCAGTCATTCACGGTTTCACTCTTGAAGATGGTGAAATAATTTGTAGAGAGTCAAAAATTACAGTATGCAGTGATGTATCATATTCAGATACATTTGTTCTTAACCGATCTCTCATCTATTCAAAATAG